CCTCTTCTTTGGAAGGTTTTTCATACTGTGATGACAGAGGAGGTGGAATGGGGATTGCATGCAGCTCTTCCGCATATGGCTTGGGGTCCACAAAGACTTTATGTAACAGAAGGCTCATAAGGTCATCCACATAGTCTGTAAAAAACAGAATACTGAGTCACTCTATGgttttacataattactgataaataatctacctttgttttataattaacatttgtgtaatatttataaatattttttgtaagcttatatttattttattatagttttttttatatattattgttaataaaacaaacttactgTATGTTGGTTCTATTTTCACTGGCTTTGCTGTGCATTCCCCTTTTTTGGACTTTGGAAAAACGATCTTATACACAGCCTGTCCTTCAGTTGTTGTTGCCTGCTCACGGTTAGCATTTTCATTATAGTGCATTGCTGCAAGATACAGCCTGTAATCAGTGCACAATCCATAAAATATGAAGATTAGTAGACTGTGttgtgacaaataaacaaacaattcagaATAAGAGACAAATGTTCAATCCATGATTATAATGGTTTCTTTCTTGCAAGAAAGGCTCACAGTCGCACAGTCAGTCAAGAGAATGTGAGAGTTCTGGCCAAGATGGGAGGCTTTATAACTCTTTATATCTCTGCTACTCATATCATAGATAACATACTGTAGGGCCACAGGCAAGGCTCCTAACCTATTTATCCTTTTTCTTCCTTATTaggaaagaacatcatttattatagggaaagatcattaatattaataaaataatgaataaaaaaaacatttccataacaattgttagaaacaatgcttataaatattactgaatatgtcaaagattattacctgcacaacattcctatgaaagggaaaatcacgttctttggggcaaaacgcaaaatcagactgtggaaagcctccagtgatgacgtctgaaagttgtggctgagcttttctatatccttgagaactctcttgttgtataatagcttttccactttatggagcgctattgatcctgtaaccaaacagataaaatatgaagaaaatctcaaaattttactagtttactgtcattttattgtcatttgtctCTCTATACAGTCATACCTGGTTGGATCCATTTTTTGGATCCCTGGAAACTTTGTCTGGGTGTTCACACTTGGGGAAGAGGTGGTTCTCATGAACATGTACATTTTGGATGTGGTTCTGCAGTGAATTCCCCTTCGCCACCTTTTCTGGCCCAGACTCAGAGGAAATCGCACTCCAGTAAACATGGTTTTTGATGCTGTGCAACCATTTTTTCAGCACCTCACAGTCCTTCATTTTTGAAAGTTTGTCAAGTTTCTTAGAAAAACCTGTACAAAGTAAAAGCTTGGTTGTACAATCATTATTTCAAGATAATCaaattaccacaaaaataaaaatgtacatgttaggttgaacaattaactgaataagaatcaattaataatacaaagataAATAATTACCTTTCTCAAAGTGCCACACGTCATAGAACTGAGTGATATTGAGGTCCCTCAGGTACTTCTGAATCTGCGGATGGCGATCGGTGACGATGTAGTCAACAGCTAAACCATTAGACTCGAGCTTATCGAGACAACGCTTCAATCCCTCCTTTTCCATATGATAACTTCCACCAACCCCGTTGCTCTGTTGTTGGGtacacaacatttcaaatgtataaacagagtagagtataaacaataacagataaaagaaaatgtaaataaattttttaaatgcttaattactAACCTGAACTAGTTGAAGATCCAGAATTTTGTTGGTTTCCATGTGCATAATGGTGTAGCTGCCAAATTTTGCTGAGTGTCCTATTGTAAACATCATAATCATATATAGAACATTACTGAGAACATCAGtatcataatattttaggaaaactcaaagactataaaataaacggcgtgattttttttttatttacggtAAACGTACCTGGCGTGTCAGCACGCATATCTCCAGCCACAGCAACATTTCCTCCCTCTTGCAGCTGTCTTATAAGATTCAGTTGATCTTGCTTCCACTTGTGTATTATGGTAGGCTCAATGAAATTCCTGGCATGAATCCTAAAAGTTACGAAATGCATCATCTGGAGCTTCATGGCCttgaaaatctattaacatagaaatcatagaaatcatacagtacatacataatgaaacaacacagtatttttttgtgaattttattgtaattgtaatacctTCTCTAGTTGTTTAAAAGATCCACCGGTAAAATACGTTGCAGCAGACAATAGCAGGTTTCCAAGTGGGGTACTCCCTACAATGGGCTGGCTCTGCCACTGTCTGTAGTAGTTACACTTTTCACAAAGCTGGGTGAATGCAACAAAAGTCCCCCTTCGTCTGCTCTGGACAACACACTTTGTCTTACAAACTGGACAGGACACAAACAGCTCTCGAAGACAGctttcaaaaacaatgtatttgttaTCGCTGTGGTCGGGCTGTGGATCTATCCTAAggcaatataaaaagaataaatattaggaagttgctttcatgttttatatatttttttaaacaaatgtattggtaaaaaagtgtgtcaatatgtatttatatcttaCGCCAATTCTGATTCTTCAGTAACAACAGAATCTGGGTTATATGTGGAATCAGTGGGTTcgacatttaattctgattcttctTCCTCATCTAACACCAGACGAGGTCTCTTACTGGGCCTGAAGACTGAGCCCCTTACTGGTGTTGAAGACAGCTGCACATCAGGAAACATCTCAGTTGTTTGGGTGCCCACATCATGACCATAATATGTTGCCTGAATGcctacaagtacaaaaaaaagtaaaaaatacaattactcataaccatctgtcatgctattacaatttttttacagtgagaaaCATAAGCCACTTTCTAATACACATAAGTTTCAGTAGCcggtataacaattataataaaaaaagacaatgtgtACTAGAACTGCATATGATAAagtaacacaaacacatttaatgtcTGTATTTCATACCTTTgctccttaagtggaaactgctcAATGTACCCATTGAAAGTTGTGTGCCCACTGATCGCATCTTTGGCTTTATCTCTGTGGCTACAGTTTCGGTCTCTATAGGGTCTGACTGACATCCAACTTCATGAAGTGTAGATGTAGTGGGGAGCTCTTGGGAACTCGAACCCTCCTGAGATGTTGTCTGTAAGAAATAATGACAATATGTAATCAATGATCAAATTACagcttaaaacatacatttgtcatgtaaaatagtaggaaaaaatGAATTACTGGATAATAATCATTGGACCACAAAAAATAAGCTTCATAAGCAAGAATTTCATATAATTGTTCTAACAAATTATATTAGTCCTCAACGGGattttttttgattaaagagTGAAGATCTATAGTAATCGGTACTGAATGGAAtcgttacttttgtatttttagaacGCTTATAGCCAAATATCTGTCGCTATAACTATTAACCCAAAACGAACACTAAACATTGGCTTTACTATAGTAGCCGAATCAAACACAGAACCATGTTTAGCATGCCTgcagataaacaaacatgtaGATAAACAATACATAAACGCTCTAATCAAATAATGATATACACTAATTCCAAGTTCGCGGTtgagattaagaaaaaaagtttgtaacgttaacgttaggggTTTGTCGAATGCATGAATGAGCATTTAACAAACTGGTTTGCGGAGCCAAACAGCGTTGTTAATTGTTCACTTCCTTGATACAATGTACAATAAGCAATACAAACtattacagtaaaacacatcgacaaaaaataagtcatacttacaggttgtggcccgtaaacagcttctgtttttaaagttggaactgctccatctttcaggacaaGCCGTTGGGCGAATCCTGCATTGAACTCGCGAAGATTGTGGAAGCTTTCCTCCGTAAAATGAGCAGCACAGAGAGCGAGATTTGGGTAATAATTTTGAGGGaccgagttaaaaataaattttaaccattGATCCCTAACTTCCCCGTCCCTAGGAAGGCTGAACAAAGTGGACCTGGAATccggatgaaaataacagcgtttcgtcgGCATCGCGGCAATGACACTCCAGCATACAACAACTCTTCTCAATCTCCACAGCAATATAAAATGGCCTCGCTCCCCACCCCGCCCCCCCTAATTTATTATTCTCGGAGGAGGGGTTTTGGGCTTAGTGACGTCAGCAACCCTGGAGGAATGTCGTGTAGTCCCTACCGGCCGTTTGCTGTAGTCCTTAGaaatggatttctttaaaagcaaatatctccctttgcttaaaactttgaacgttgtaactttgcagatgttgtttatgctcaaacaggaacattacacactagctaaagttagaaaagtgaaatcgtgttttatcacccctttaaagaatgcagaatcgaatcattataatcgaatcgaaacgaatttaattgtgaatcaaatcgaattgaatcgttctaaatttgcaaaaatcgttcttgaatcgaatcgaaaacctatgaatcgtaatcgaatcgaatcgctgccttacCAAAGATTCATAGCCCTAGTTAATATGTATTTAcaaaactgttccagaacagttcaacccaaatattcagacgtgtgcagcacattttatggaggactgtttcctgaactgcctgtgcttctgactcacagcctgtaagtacattttttatatctaaaggatttgccactgattatTCAAACGCTAGTtatgagcagtgtagagtagtgcttgtcgTTTCTCAgattacaaatgcagacatgggcTTATGTTTACACAGCGCGATGCAatgcaacacgtaaaaagacagtataatcagtaattatgtccccactggatgctacaaatgcctcatttataatgggttttattggttttgtctcatcgtgcTGGGAGACAACACAAGTCTGCGATCCTCCGTAAAGCagaagaagaagacgcctcaCACTCCTGCTGCTGAGAACACACTCAGGacagtgaatcagaggtaaaaaacgatataaatactgttcagtttcacaGACCGAtccttttgtgtctttacacatcaatgtattgtcatgagccacagggtttaatttggtcttgtttgtgttgttttgtttgtttgttttattgtatgttttagccgtgattcccctccacttacattataagactgatagactgcaacggtttgagttaaacatctctgtttgtgttctactgaagaaacaaagtcacctacatctgggatgccctgggggtaagcagacaaacatcacatttacatttttgggtgaactatacctttaaataaaGTCTTATGATGCAAATTGTAATTTGTGGCCCTTCACATTTTAAGTGGTATAAATCTGATCTTGAGTACCCTGCTATAAGTAATTATCTTGAACtgttcatttgtaaaaaaaaaaaaaaaaaaaaaaaaaacaacaacattcactTCTGTTTTGTAATGTGGacacatgcattttctgtaaagctgctttgaaacaatctgtattgtgaaaaacattatacaaataaatttgaattgtatAGAATTAAACTGAAATGAATGGGTCAGTGAATCACTGATTCAAAAACGCAAATTCTTTCAGTAACCAAACACAGTTGTGTGCAGAGACGCACAACATGACTCTGTTTAGAACCATTCTTGGTGAAACTGAGCAAAAAGACAACATATTCTTTATGATTTAAAAcacttaatgttaacttattctTTATTGTACTGTTGTCCCGACACTAAGAAAAGTCTACCACAGACCATGCTATTGCTAACCAATCTGTTGATAAAATCATTTTCATACAGTAGGCCAACAATAGTCTAATTTTGACGAATGGTGAGAACGGTTTTATGAAGTTATACTTTTATACCTTTTATACTTTTataccttttcctggactgtgcccagctggtggaatgacctcccaatctcaattcatacagctgagtctttactcattttcaataaacatctaaagactcatctttttcgcctgcacttaaccaactaatactggcacttttccttttcttgccttttaattttatataaaaaaaaaaaaatagcctggCTTcatgttctgtactagactaactgagacttgtcatggcacttgtatactgttgttgttctcttgttgacctgactgcttctgttgttctcatttaaaagtcgctttggataaaagcgtctgctaaatgattaaatgtaaatgtactgtagGTTACACATACCTGAAGCAGCAGCATTTTGCTTTTTAAGTGCTGATTTAATACAAATGATTTTAATGCTCATGAAAGTCTTGATGTGCATAAGACATGGTAATAAAGCATTTGGGTCTCAACTCGTTCAGGGCTTCAGGTCACTTCAGAAAACTTGTGCACATCTCTGTTAATAGTCCTACAGTGTATTATATGTAGCTAGTGTTGCTGTAATGCTTAAATACTACTGATTTGAGATAACCCAATACATTCATTAAATCATTCTTACTATTTGGGATTTAAGACAAGTCTGAGGTTCTCCTAAGTTTAAGAAGTTTTTACATTGGTTTTTAAGAATATTCTTTTATTTTGGggtttacaaaatatttgtaacttttttcttaagtaagaaaataaaaagaagattTGAATGTTTGGTGAATCCGGCCCCAGGtagagattgggaggtcattccaccagctgggcacagtccaggagaaggtccttgagagtgattttgaacttttgATTATTATTGTGCCTGTCATACTCATACTGATAGCACATATTCATTCACACCCAGAGACGGCCGAGTTCATTATTCCCTCTGACCCTGTGACCCGATCCGCACCCGGTTCTGTCCATAGACATGGTTCTGTCGCTCATTCATCTTCAGTACGTACTGCGCGCAGTGTGCGTCGCGGGGCGGGGCGGGGCCAGTGCGCGGTGACGTCAGAAAGGTCGTGGGTGAGAGGTGATCGGGACACATCTTGTTGTCTTTGTAAGAGTGGAGCTCGATCACGCAGCCGTGTCTTCCCTCTTCCCCGAATCCTCTCAAAACTCCCTCCCGAACCTCCCCCTCTTACCCTCCGGACCCTCGAACCCTCTCCCCTTCCCGGAGCGCGCGTCAGGTGAGACTTTGCCGCGTTTCGTGCGTTCATGAGCGCGAGGGGCCTGCAGGCCGCGGGAGCGCGCTAGCACTAGCGCTCGTGCTAATCAGCGTCCGCTGCTCTCTTGCGATCTGACTCGATATTTTATCGTTAAGATCAACACTGCGTTGTTTAAGTTCTCAAATAAACGCCGTGAATTCAGCCGAAATAGGCTCGTTTCGATTAAAGAGCGGTCCGCTGGCTCTGTTACGCAGCTAGTAAACACGAGCTAAAGCAGCTTCGCCCCGCGAAGAGTTAAATGGCGTGTTTACAAAGAAAATCCGCCGATTTAAAACCAAACTCGTTTGAGCAGCAGGAATTAGCTTCATATTTATCTTAATGGCCTGTTGATTAAACTGAGTATTTATGTTGTTTTTCGGGAGAACCTGCTGATGAAAATGAATGGCGTGTTTACGCTTCATTGAGTGTTTCATCGGGTTTGTGATGTGTAGCGTGTTTATCATGAAGAACTCTGTAGATGACTGACATAGTTATAGTAGAGG
The genomic region above belongs to Carassius carassius chromosome 11, fCarCar2.1, whole genome shotgun sequence and contains:
- the LOC132152342 gene encoding uncharacterized protein LOC132152342, coding for MRSVGTQLSMGTLSSFHLRSKGIQATYYGHDVGTQTTEMFPDVQLSSTPVRGSVFRPSKRPRLVLDEEEESELNVEPTDSTYNPDSVVTEESELAIDPQPDHSDNKYIVFESCLRELFVSCPVCKTKCVVQSRRRGTFVAFTQLCEKCNYYRQWQSQPIVGSTPLGNLLLSAATYFTGGSFKQLEKIFKAMKLQMMHFVTFRIHARNFIEPTIIHKWKQDQLNLIRQLQEGGNVAVAGDMRADTPGHSAKFGSYTIMHMETNKILDLQLVQSNGVGGSYHMEKEGLKRCLDKLESNGLAVDYIVTDRHPQIQKYLRDLNITQFYDVWHFEKGFSKKLDKLSKMKDCEVLKKWLHSIKNHVYWSAISSESGPEKVAKGNSLQNHIQNVHVHENHLFPKCEHPDKVSRDPKNGSNQV